The Tubulanus polymorphus chromosome 3, tnTubPoly1.2, whole genome shotgun sequence nucleotide sequence TTCAAaactatgaaaatattcaccatcaaACTCGCTTTAAGTCGTCATCGGATCACTATTCTTGAGtcataatttgtatttcttattcaaattacaaagtgtaagtcatcactTTGATAAGTCATCAACATAAAGTTCCTGTGATGAACAACTGATGTTATATGTTAAGTTAATTATTCTgactgcagcagcagcagcagcagcagcagcagcagcagcagcagcagcagcagcagcagcagcagcagcagcagcagcagcgagtTTCACTCTATTCATAGATAAATAAACGTGTGAAAgcaaatatattttaccaGATTCAGAGAATTgttgaataaaacataatcGACTCTACGTTTTCCGCCGGTTGTTTTCGGGATCACTTCACCATTCGAGTCTAAACTCGTGTTCTCAAATCCCATTTGTAAATTCTGATCAATAATATCGGCATCCAATAAATAATACTGTCTTTTGATCGGATCATCGAGAACTTGTTTCATTTTCTCAGGAgttttaatttcatcattcCATAATAAATGTAATCTCCTCTCGGTTCCTACAAATAGATTCAGTTTGAATTGACTATACCCCTTCAGATGTTTAAAGATGGGTAAAGTGTGAGCAAtcagaaattagaagaatgGTGATAGAAACATGTCTAATGTCTCgtgtttgtagttgatttcattcaaaaatgtcACAGGTGAAGTCCTCGatacatgtgaagtgtggatgatcagtttatgaaagtttgctgataaaatgtctaatgtctcgtgtttgtagttcattttcaattgaaaatgtctctggTGAAGCAATGAatacatgtgaagtgtggatgatcagtttatgaaagtttgctgataaaatgtctaatgtctggtgtttgtagttgatttcatttaaaaatgtcACAGGTGATGTCATCAatacatgtgaagtgtggatgatcagtttatgaaagtttgctgataaaatgtctaatgtctcctgtttgtagttgatttcatttaaaaatgtcACAGGTGATGTCATCAatacatgtgaagtgtggatgatcagtttatgaaagtgagctgataaaatgtcttatgtctggtgtttgtaattcattttcaattaaaaatgtctcaggtgaagtactgaacacatgtgaaataagggtggacgatcagtttttgaaagtgagctgataaaatgtcttatgtctggtgtttgtaattcattttcaattaaaaatgtcacaggtgaagtcctgaacacatgtgaagtgtggacgatcagtttatgaaagtgtgctgataaaacgtctaatatctggtgtttgtagttcattttcaattgaaaatgtctcttgtgaagttctgaacatgTGTGTCAAAAATtggaataattttgatatcgatATATCCAATGTCTGAAGAGGTGCAGGGTCTAAGAGAATGCAGTGTCTTCTCATATTTACCGACAGCCCAGTCATAATCTTGACCTGGTTTATATCGAGGCACATCCGtgaattcatcaaataatgaATGATTAAAATCTGCTTCATCACCTGAAAATAATTAACAAATATCACTTTAATGATACGCTCAATCAATTATAATTAAacgatcaattcaatatttatcaatttttacCTAATGAATAATTATCAAAGTTAAAATCTCCAGTAATGATATCAAACACTAATTTCTCATCATCACCGAGATTTCCCTGTTTAAAATCAGTAATCCATGTTTTCAAACTATTTAATTGTTTCTGATGAATCGGGTCTGTCCCTAAAAATACAACATAAATCAGCTAAATATTCAACCAAAATTAATGAAGACATCATCGCAGATATTTGAGTTTTACCTTGGTAAGATTGAAGATGAGTTGTAGCTATGAAACCTACACTATTTTGCcccaattcattttcaccaaCGAGAACCTGAATAAATGAACTCAAATTATTACCAGCTCTAGTTCTATTAGTTCTAGACCCAGCTCTACAGTTCGAGACCAGGACAGTGCAGAATCAGGAATGATATTTGTCCAAGTAAACCCACACAATtctagaactggatccagtgttgaattaaacccacacagctgtggaactgggtccagagttgaatcaaactcacacaactgtggaactgggtccagagtggaatcaaactcacacaactgtggaactggatccattgttgaattaaacccacacagctgtggaactgggtccagagtcaaatcaaactcacaaaactgtggaactgggtccagagtctaATAAAACCcagacaactgtggaactgggtccagagtcaaatcaaactcacacaactgtggaactgggtccagagtggAATCAAACTCACACAAATGTGGAACTAACCTTGCACATTAAAACTCCTTTAGATGCGAATCTACAAGCAAATATCTTATCGGGAAAACAACGAAATTGTGCACGAATGATTGGAAATCGACTAGCAATACACAATCCACTGTTCAACATAAACATATTGTCTTTAAAACTATCAAGACGAGCGTCATATAAAATATACGGGAATTCACGTTTCAGATTATTTACTAAAATTCCTGTACATCTTCTATCTAACACTTCCTGTAAACATAGAACATCTAAAACTGGAAAATTAACGGCATTTCCAAAATTAGACCGCTTAACATTTGCACCATTCCCGATCCGACTACCATTCTTTGTTCCATTCTCGATGAATCGATGTTGATTTAAAGCTCTTCTCTGATTCGCTACGATACTTTCACTTATTTTCTTGGCGCGTGAAATATTATCACTGAAATTATTACAACGTGATAAACATTCAGGCATCAGACACACATTGGCCGTAGCAAAGCTCCATTGTGACTGGGACTCGCGCCTCCTCCGGGTAGACGGCCCAGTCTCCTGACGGGCACTCTCAGGCGATATATACAGAAACGGTTGACGATAAAATTGAATTCCGTTCCATAATACGAATCCGTAAACTCCAAACGGCAGAGTAGAAATAATTCCAGTCATATAAACGACTGACAGAATGAGTCCGGTGACAATCGTCGATAACGGATTCAATTTCGTTTCTAAAGTCGTCGGAATAAAACACGATAGGAATTGATTAATGAACCAATAAGTCGGATACATACAAATATACGCAGCATCGTGAACTACCAGCAGATATAAACACGGATAAATCGCCGCAGAATGAGCCGCAGAATTTAACATCgttcaatttaatttcatttattttaatttatcGAAAGAAATTGTTGAAAGCGGATGTAGTTTTTTTGTTAAAGTTTATAGGTTCGAACCccacaataatttaattttgagcACGTGGTATAGATAGAAAAGAACATAATCGGATGGAATAGGACTATGGATAACGATTTTGATACGAAAAAGGATAGAAAAACTTTAGTTTTGTCCTGGAAAGAGGGTTGGGTCAATGTACGACTCAAGGACTGAATAGAGGTCGCCTCCGATATGATGGCTGCATGACGGTCGTTTTACCTGTGATGTCTGAATGAGGGTGGCCTCCGACTCAAGCTTTCACTAACCGGGAGTTAGTACCGGGAGTTAAAGAATTCATTGATAACGTAATTTATGATATCGTACCAAACaaattgaatcattatcaatttttccATATGCGCTAATTAAATCCTCGTTGTTTTGACTTGTTCGCTATCATTATTGTAATTCATTACGGCGACTGAAAAtcgtgaataaaatataatctcATTAGTGAATTTGATTAGAATCGAGcaaaaattattgatataatttgtttgtttacgaCGCCTCTGAGAGGGACGCCAGGAATAATTAATTAGCTCCACACAGTGTGAAAGTCTCTGGCTATTGACCATATTTGGATATTTCGTTCCCACGAACTATATCATTTCGTTCCTACGAAAAACTTgttttgaatatgattttttatGAAATGTATGAATTACAAAATGCCTCCGACCACCGATGTCCGCAGCTGTCCCattgctctacgatcctaaGTTACTGGCCACATCTGTGGCTAACACTGAGGTTCTCGGTGAAACCAAAGTTTGAAACGTCATGTCCatttaatcttttaatttttgacgTAACTCTGCGGTATTTCTGAATAGTACAATCGCGTTATATCTGCGATTCTATGTAAAAGATTCTACCTACAATGCGACACCAGgtcaacactagggttactacgTGTATtgaccaggccaacactagggtaaactacgtttattcaccaggctaATACTAGGGTAACTACGTTTATCAAACAGGCCagcactagggtttctgcgtttattaaacaggccaacactagggttactgcgtttattcaccagaccaacactagggtaactacgtttactaaacaggccaacactagggtaactacatttatttactaaacaggccaacactagggttactacgtttattcaccaggccaacactaggtttactacgtttattaaacaggccaacgctagggttactgcgtttattgaACATTCTCTTTTTTGAACaataattttgtattttaattTGTGCCGGGTTATgaagaatatttcattcaactgTATTTAGATGATGCTCCTCGGTGTACGTTAGTAGTATAGTCGGTAGTCTGTGCACTTCAGCGAAATAAACTCAATTGATTGTTTTAAAGGTTTTATGAATAAATCAGACAAAATAAATGCTTTTACACTGATACGCGGCGGCGGGTTGTTATTGACTAGTGATTCGAGCGAGCTGATAGACGGGGCTGGTGCTGATCGGTCGTCACACCCCCAATTCAAACAGAACATTATCCATAATGTCTCAGAAATTAGTTACAATTTGGATGATTTTCTTCAACGTATTTTCGATAAACGCTGAATATAATTTTGTAAGCGTTCTCGTCGCGGGGGGTCAAACAGCGTATAAGAATTTACCCGGTGTAAAATCGAGGATACATTGCGCGTTCTGGTGTTCACAGGAAGATAATTGTACAGGAATTCAATTCGAATCGAGTTATTGTAGACTTTATACGTCGTTAGACTTGAATAAGACTCATTCACATTCAGAGGAGGCGATCTACTTGAAATCACGAGGTAAAAACATGGTTTAGGTGTTTTAAACCCAGCAACCGCTTACAGTACAAGTGTTATGCCGCGTTAGGCGGTGGTAGTGGTTTTTCTggggtatatatattttcaatctgacgctaaaatatttttcgttttagaaataaaaggtTGTTTACATGTTTTAAAGGCTGGTTTAAATCACGGATCTTGCTTGCTTTATTCTGCTTTATGTAAACACGTCTTCAGCAACTCTGGTGATTTTATTGATAGACGATTgagtagatttcaaaaatatcacaCATTTAACATATGAGTTATGTTTctaagtgtttttttttatttcagtcaCGTGTCCTGAcggttattttcaaattgtcgaCTCATGTTATAAGATGATACTAGCGAGCGAATCTACTGATGCTGCGCGTGACCGTTGTTCTGCTATGGGAGCTAAACTGGCAGAACCCGATACTGAATTAGCGGTGAACAGTTTAAAAACATATCTGAAACAGAATCACCCAAATGGTGAGTTTTGGTGGAGTGggtgagggggggggggtggctGGGTGAGAGGGAAACTAGTTTAGGGAAGAGGGGCGCAGTGGTTCCGTGATGACCGGAACTAATCATTCCTTTTTTGGCCGCCATTATCGAAATAAAAAAGCACTTCCGGTATGTTCATTACGAATAAGAtcaacttttgaacaactgaCCCGAGACTGGTCCCGGACTGACCCCAAAACAGCTGCGGCCCCTCGCGTTCTGAGGATACTCACAAAATGACAATTTCATGTAACAGTGAAACTACTTGAGTTCTAGAGATTAAATAATCGgcaatatttgataattgaaataatCCATCATTAGGAAAGTCGATGGAGAAATGTGGAAAGACATGTCGGCTCAACGGTCGGTATCTTATGGGTAAAAAACTGCTAAACTTAATACAACCTATTGACCACCGGTCACACCAAGTGGTGTGAGTTTGTAAGAGGATGTGTTTCTAGTTGACTCTGAggaaattaaattcatattaaAGTACAAATGCTTCTACATTCAGTTATTACTGGGGGAGGAAGATACCACACATCCCTTAATGCCCATTGGGTACTTACCCCGGCCTTGTAAgacctgggtccagtttcaaaAAAACGATGGACTGAATAGAAATGAAACCGATATGTGAAACTCGGCAGGCTGTAAATCGATATAATGTTTCGGGTGGCCTTATTCTAGGTCCGAATGCAGTAGCCCTATTGATGGTTATATTATTGTTTGTTATTGTGTATGTGTAAGTATTATATACATGAGCAAATACATGAGCAATCGGCTTTCAGTGCAggagattttcaataaaattattttttacagTAATTACATTAATGATACGTAGAATATAGGGATATGTATTGATGGCACTCAACGTACAGAATATAGCGCACTTGATGGACGACAATCTAGAGTCTGATTGTTTTTTAAAACTACAcgcaaatttgaattatttatgtCAGTTTTAACCACGTGTGGTTGAAATACAACTAGCCATCATAACAGCCTAGTTATAGAAGGTCATTAATAATTATGAGGAATATTCCGAAGGATGAAATGTGAGTCGCAATTTAAAGGCTATGGTAGCTGCTGTACGCGAAGATGTATGTTGATACATGGTGGATGTCCCTTGCTTAATTATCGGGACCCATTCCACGTGTAGTATTTGAATCTGGTCAAACACTTCGAAATGATACACATGAATAAAAGCTTGTTGAGGCTCTGTTAATTAAGTACAAAATTGTATTCCAACACAATATTGTATAGATGTGTTCACTAAAACAAAATGCGACCAGAAAACTTACAAAGGGTAAAAATTACCATCAAACCTAACTGTTGACTCTACACTTTGAAAGTCAACATGGAATTCTAAATCAAGAATGTTTCTACTAACTCAACCACTGTTGACCCGGGTTCACAAATTCATATTGCTTTTAAATGTTGATTTCAGAACGACCGATTTTTGGAGGTTGGGATAAACAGACGGATTCACCACGCGGACCCTGGGTTTGGATGAGTGATCACAGAccgatgacgtattttactTGGGGTGGCGATAATCCTAGTTCCACATATGAAAGATGTTTACAGTTTTTGCCCTCGAATGAGAACAGTGCAATGAACGATATTCCGTGTTCAACGCCATTTTCTTATATTTGTGAAAAAGTTTAATTTACACTGTTATGTGAATACGTGTTGATCTGCAGCCTGGGCCCTGTACCCCTTAGGCTGGACCCTGTATCTCTTCAAGCCTGGTCCCTGCATATATCATCACCGTTCTTCCAACTTgagatcgtccacacttcacatgtgttcagtgagATATTtctagttgaaaatgaactacaaacaccggacattagacattttatcagcacactttcaaaaactaatcgtccacacttcacaagtGTTCAGAAATGCGCGCGGTGATCTGTCTGAAGGGATACAGGTTGCAGGCTGCAGATTGTGTTGTAACCAAGATGgaattgtatattcataaaTATTGTTGTGATATGAAttgttatatatgtatatatatatagttgttATCTGTTATTGGTGCACGTATTGTGTGTTCcagaaaaatttagaaaaaataagtaaatgCCCGTAACTTAATATAAAAACTGACAGCACTGCGAACTGGTCGTGTTTATTATAGAATCGTTTATTTAGATgaatttttaatcaatttccaACGACTTTCAGCATctaattttctaaatgatgagaaatgtaaaaaaacgttattttatgaaaataaagatttgtgtcgttatttgaagattcacaATGTTAATACGCAATCTATTGGTGGATCTTATCTGTGAAAAGGCGCGAATTTATCTTGTCAAATCggatttgatttttctaatCGTAATTTGCTAATCACGTGTTGCAATCTACTGGGTAATCAGATCTGCGCAACAGCATAAATTTAACGATTTGTTCAAATTCGCTGAAAAGAAATAATGCTccttttatatttgtatacagtggttttaaacttaaataTGTCTGAGTGCGGTTATTCTACCACCACGTGACCTCATGAATTGAGCCGAGAGTGACGTAATCCGTCACGAATCATGGTGACGTCATCGTGGCTGGAACTTTCTGGTGACGTCACGTTCAATAAAATCCATAATCTCTTCCCTAAAAGCAAACCGTCCTCATTTCCCTCAAAGCCAAAAACGCGACAAGTTTAAATTTcacatttatttacaaaatttattCAGAATATAAACATATGAcacaatatgatacaatacacgAGATTTACATGATTTAAATGCAACTGATTTGAATTATAAACCGAATCTTGCCGGGGTTCGTTTAGGTGTATCCATTATTCCTGTTTGTTTTAACCCAGGTGTCAATATCTCTGacctataaatacaatttacaaCCAACTTCAAATAATCTGCAAACTTTTCTCTAGTATCAATAAACAGTCATCGGTTGAATAACTTTACCTTTTACTGGGTACAGGAAGAATAGCCTCTTCTTTACGCGCTCTCAGTTGATCTTGagctaatttcatttcttcttcCATCACTGACATTTCTTCAATCGCTTGTTTCTTTCTTTCCTACAATTAACAACACATTAACTTCACTATCAAtactatatctgtaactgtttaTCAGTTATGGCTATTTTTATGtgacttgctttttccctGACTGAAGAAAAGGAAATTCACAGATTTCTAGGTTTTAAGTGGCCACCCTAATTATATATTAGCTACAGGACCCTGCACCCACTCTCAACCTGGACCCTGCACCCCTTCAATCTGGATGGACCCTGCACCCCTTCAATCTGGATGGACCCTGCACTCCTCGGGATGCACCCTGCACCCCTTCAATCTGGATGGACCCTGCACCCCTCTGGATGGACCCTGCACCCTTTAGGATGGACCCTGCACCCCTCTGGATGGACCCTGCACCCCTTCAATCTGGATGGACCCTGCACCCCTCTGGATGGACCCTGCACCCTTTAGGATGGACCCTGCACCCCTCTGGATGGACCCTGCACCCTCTCAAGTGtttaaataacaatatttttaccGTTCTAGATTTTCCTGATTCTTTCACGCTATAAAACATAGGACCGAGTTCTGCTAACCAGGTTCCATCAACTGACGTAACACATTGCATGTATTCCTTCGACGTCATCACCAGTTCATGATACACTATATAATCTGGTGTGTATCCCATACCAAAGAGGGCGCTAGTAGGATGAAGATGACAAGGCATTCCTGTACGAGCGTTAACGTATTCACCGAGACCCTGAATAATAAATACCATACATCTCATTAATATGCgcataattagtaattagggTAATTCCATGAGGGGAGGTAAAATATGCCACTGTCTCCCTaatgaaaatcagaaaaattctGCATGCATGGGGCAGTTAAAACATTACCTACCTCCATGTATACAAGGGGccggttctatagccaatctaacaacttaaaaccagtcttaagatttaagaccatttttggactaagtcacgactgtgcaactggccccaggaaccagttccacagatatGAGTTAATAGTTAAGACTCAAGAGTTACGGTAACTCATcgaaattgaactgatttttattCAAAGTTAAATAACTAACTCAAACTGCGGATCTGGACCTAGTCTTTTATGGACATAGGGAGAAGTGATTGATTTCCCCCTCCCCTTGCTCCCTCCTCCCCACACGtatagccccccccccccactaAGAATCATACAAACCTTCAGTCTCGCTGCTTGATGGAAATATGAAGAACAAATACATTTGCGAATAATATCCCAGTCATTTCCCGATGAAATCAAATCCATTTTCTGTTGATCcatgatttcttttaattgttGTCGAACTTCGCGAACTTTTCTCATAGCTTTAACGTGAACGAAATGATCGCTGCACCACGACGACGAATACCTGCATAGCAACAATACATACAACAGTACAGACCAGTACATCATTCAATTATCATCAgttcaaaatcattgaaatcgaGAGCTGAAAATCTGCACCCAATTCAACAGCTGTCAGTTCAGTTTGACTAGTTTTTTTCAACATAATCCTTGAGTGAAACTTTTACTGAATTCTTGATTGGAATCATGAAATGCATCTAAATTTTCTACAGTTCTCAGTTCAGATTGACTACTGGAGCTCAAATTAGAGCTTTTTATTAGAACTCTAGTAGATCTTGGTCTTGAGCATGAACTAAATCAACTTGAAGGAGTTTAGAGTCAAATACAgtaggatccagttctacagcaGTCCATTTTGACATCATATGttagaatcagttcagttcaatgTTTTAGTGCTAAAGTCAAATCCGAACCAACaattgtggaattggatcttgatttcttttttacttTTGTTTTTTCCACAGTTGGTAGACGTTTAGGAAAGTTAAATGATCGCTTTCTGGAACCTGGAATTTCTCACGGGCCGCGTCCGACTCTTCCTCGCGACCTTTTGGACGGAAAAATATCGCGGGAACCGATAACATCGAAACTATCAACTGAAAAGTAGATTAATGATACTTTTGAATAAATGCAGAAAGGTCTCAAACAACTCAGGAATCGAAAGGGCTGTTCATAATgtgaaatattccaaaaagtTTCCTTGAACTAatggtttattcaacgttttgacttTATCCAAAAATAGTCATCCTCAGGAAAACTGATGTTATTagaatattatattaaatgTATCTGAAATCAGCACAAATATTGTGTTTGTTCATAGATGATGAATGGAAGGTAAGtcacaaataaaatcatgatACAGTTGACTCCGCTCAAGTTCATAAAATAGTGTCACAaaaaatacttcaacaaacAGGCGAGTTGAAT carries:
- the LOC141902270 gene encoding tetranectin-like protein; translation: MSQKLVTIWMIFFNVFSINAEYNFVSVLVAGGQTAYKNLPGVKSRIHCAFWCSQEDNCTGIQFESSYCRLYTSLDLNKTHSHSEEAIYLKSRVTCPDGYFQIVDSCYKMILASESTDAARDRCSAMGAKLAEPDTELAVNSLKTYLKQNHPNERPIFGGWDKQTDSPRGPWVWMSDHRPMTYFTWGGDNPSSTYERCLQFLPSNENSAMNDIPCSTPFSYICEKV
- the LOC141902027 gene encoding sphingomyelin phosphodiesterase 5-like, whose translation is MLNSAAHSAAIYPCLYLLVVHDAAYICMYPTYWFINQFLSCFIPTTLETKLNPLSTIVTGLILSVVYMTGIISTLPFGVYGFVLWNGIQFYRQPFLYISPESARQETGPSTRRRRESQSQWSFATANVCLMPECLSRCNNFSDNISRAKKISESIVANQRRALNQHRFIENGTKNGSRIGNGANVKRSNFGNAVNFPVLDVLCLQEVLDRRCTGILVNNLKREFPYILYDARLDSFKDNMFMLNSGLCIASRFPIIRAQFRCFPDKIFACRFASKGVLMCKVLVGENELGQNSVGFIATTHLQSYQGTDPIHQKQLNSLKTWITDFKQGNLGDDEKLVFDIITGDFNFDNYSLGDEADFNHSLFDEFTDVPRYKPGQDYDWAVGTERRLHLLWNDEIKTPEKMKQVLDDPIKRQYYLLDADIIDQNLQMGFENTSLDSNGEVIPKTTGGKRRVDYVLFNNSLNLEATAYNVVTQLCQWTDHMSVSLTVREK